The Thalassoroseus pseudoceratinae genome has a segment encoding these proteins:
- a CDS encoding ATP-binding cassette domain-containing protein, whose amino-acid sequence MSVENPQTLDDALIPPPPELGDGVIHVSGVNHHYGEGSTRTQILRDINLDVRSGEVVIVKGPSGSGKSTLLVLIGTLRGLQTGSIQIDGTELLGAGTEEILNVRRKIGFIFQAHNLFGSLTAYENVKMALQLSNDRSDERKRIEQLLTDLDLGHRIYYRPKSLSGGQRQRVAIARGIVHKPRIVLADEPTAALDAKTSRIVVNKLRALAKDQGSAVVMVTHDNRVMDIADRVITVEDGAIKSDTHIRETELICRFLDKVPLFQNASQAQWLAEIAAKMHRVDFQNGEKIIQQGDDGKAFYLIRNGNVSVRRNGDQPQQVAKLGEGEYFGEMSLAKDQKTNADVVADGKVVAYALGKSDFKALLKSSHAFDEEVRRVIYARQ is encoded by the coding sequence ATGTCAGTTGAGAATCCACAGACTCTAGATGATGCTCTGATTCCTCCTCCGCCGGAACTCGGGGACGGAGTGATCCACGTCTCCGGTGTCAATCACCATTATGGCGAAGGATCAACACGGACGCAGATTCTTCGTGACATCAATCTTGATGTTCGTTCCGGGGAAGTGGTGATCGTCAAAGGTCCGTCGGGGTCTGGAAAATCCACGCTGCTAGTTCTCATCGGTACGCTTCGGGGATTGCAAACGGGGAGTATTCAGATCGACGGGACCGAGTTGTTGGGGGCTGGAACGGAAGAAATTCTGAATGTTCGGCGAAAGATTGGTTTCATCTTCCAAGCGCATAACTTGTTCGGTTCGCTGACGGCTTATGAAAATGTGAAGATGGCGTTGCAGTTGTCGAATGATCGAAGCGACGAACGGAAGCGAATCGAGCAACTCTTAACCGATCTCGATCTCGGTCACCGGATCTATTACCGGCCGAAATCTCTTTCGGGCGGGCAGCGTCAGCGGGTCGCGATTGCGCGGGGCATTGTTCATAAGCCTCGAATCGTTCTAGCGGACGAGCCGACTGCCGCTCTTGATGCCAAGACAAGTCGGATCGTTGTGAATAAGTTGCGAGCGCTGGCAAAGGATCAAGGCAGTGCGGTTGTGATGGTGACCCACGATAATCGGGTGATGGATATCGCCGACCGTGTCATTACTGTTGAAGATGGTGCTATTAAAAGTGATACACACATCCGAGAAACGGAATTGATCTGCCGTTTTCTCGATAAAGTTCCGCTGTTCCAAAATGCGTCACAGGCCCAATGGCTGGCTGAGATCGCTGCGAAGATGCATCGCGTTGATTTTCAGAATGGGGAGAAGATCATCCAACAGGGGGACGATGGGAAAGCCTTCTATCTTATTCGGAACGGGAACGTCTCTGTGCGTCGGAATGGTGATCAACCCCAGCAGGTCGCCAAACTCGGTGAGGGGGAATACTTCGGCGAAATGTCGCTCGCAAAGGATCAGAAAACCAATGCGGATGTCGTCGCGGATGGCAAGGTTGTTGCCTACGCCCTAGGGAAGTCTGACTTCAAAGCCTTGCTGAAGAGCAGCCATGCGTTTGACGAGGAAGTCCGCCGCGTGATCTACGCTCGGCAATAG
- a CDS encoding DeoR/GlpR family DNA-binding transcription regulator translates to MLVDQRRQQILKVVENKGFVSLQELSELCDASESTVRRDLEHLDSCGTIRRTRGGAAFTGESLATFDDREKQASNEKYAIARFIAAQIEPNETVLLDGGTTTLEVARQLIGKEIQVVTNSLPIVSLLSNHPGIELVIIGGYLYPKTGVCLGPIAIDGLKGISARRLIMSTGGITEKGLFNSNVLLVETERQMMSVADEIIVAADSTKFGHSELTHLCELSEVNKIVTDSHVRAPWKKTCEQSDVELVIVDA, encoded by the coding sequence ATGCTCGTCGATCAGCGTCGGCAGCAAATTCTTAAAGTTGTTGAAAACAAAGGATTTGTGTCACTTCAAGAGCTATCGGAACTCTGTGACGCAAGCGAATCCACGGTCCGGAGAGATTTGGAACATCTTGACAGCTGTGGAACGATTCGACGGACACGTGGTGGTGCGGCCTTCACCGGGGAGTCGCTCGCAACGTTCGACGACCGGGAGAAGCAAGCATCGAACGAAAAATACGCCATCGCACGCTTCATCGCGGCTCAGATCGAGCCGAATGAAACGGTCCTACTGGATGGTGGGACAACAACACTTGAGGTTGCTCGACAACTCATCGGGAAGGAAATCCAGGTTGTCACAAATTCGCTGCCAATCGTGTCATTGTTATCGAATCACCCGGGAATCGAGTTGGTCATCATCGGAGGATACCTGTACCCCAAGACAGGAGTTTGTCTTGGCCCCATTGCAATCGACGGATTGAAAGGAATTTCCGCTCGGAGGCTCATTATGAGCACCGGGGGGATTACCGAGAAAGGGCTGTTCAACAGCAATGTCCTTCTTGTGGAGACGGAACGCCAAATGATGTCGGTCGCCGACGAAATTATTGTCGCCGCTGATTCCACTAAATTTGGCCACTCAGAACTGACACATCTTTGCGAATTGAGTGAAGTCAACAAAATTGTCACTGATTCGCACGTCAGAGCCCCTTGGAAAAAAACCTGTGAACAATCTGACGTCGAACTCGTAATAGTCGACGCCTAG
- a CDS encoding 1,9-bis(guanidino)-5-aza-nonane synthase, whose amino-acid sequence MRDKTRFLQQTIEHVEITQHDVRPLVASFRHSAFSARDLYRAADIYDKMMQDTECGVILCLAGSLVSAGLKRIVVDLVRHNMVDAIVSTGANIVDQDFFEALGFRHYVAEDRLKSGLFDDELRKLAIDRIYDTLIDEDELRICDDTIMQIADGLEPRPYSSREFIQEMGAWLEKNGRTQTDSIVLECYRKGVPIFVPAFSDCSAGFGLVAHQAKRAEGEHLGIDSVKDFHEITQLKVQCGDTGLLMIGGGVPKNFAQDVVVAAEILGHEVPMHKYAVQVTVADVRDGALSGSTLKEACSWGKVDIAYEQMVFSEATLAFPLIAGYAYHQGNWRNRPERRWSALLSPAATGTS is encoded by the coding sequence ATGCGCGACAAGACACGGTTTCTTCAGCAGACAATCGAACACGTTGAAATTACTCAGCACGATGTACGGCCACTTGTGGCGTCGTTCCGTCATTCCGCGTTCTCGGCCCGCGATTTGTACCGTGCCGCGGATATCTATGACAAAATGATGCAAGATACGGAGTGCGGCGTCATTCTTTGTCTCGCGGGTTCGCTCGTTTCCGCAGGATTGAAACGTATTGTGGTCGATTTGGTTCGGCACAATATGGTCGATGCTATCGTGTCGACCGGAGCAAATATCGTCGATCAGGACTTTTTCGAAGCGTTGGGGTTTCGTCACTACGTGGCCGAGGATCGGCTCAAGAGTGGATTGTTCGATGATGAATTGCGGAAACTCGCGATCGACCGAATTTATGACACCCTGATCGACGAAGACGAACTCCGCATTTGCGACGATACGATCATGCAGATCGCCGATGGGTTGGAGCCGCGTCCGTATTCATCGCGGGAGTTCATTCAGGAAATGGGAGCCTGGCTGGAGAAGAATGGCCGAACCCAGACGGACAGCATTGTGTTGGAGTGCTATCGAAAGGGTGTCCCGATTTTCGTCCCCGCGTTCAGCGATTGCTCCGCTGGTTTCGGGCTGGTCGCACATCAAGCGAAGCGTGCGGAGGGCGAGCATTTGGGGATCGATAGCGTGAAAGATTTCCATGAGATCACACAACTGAAAGTCCAATGTGGCGACACTGGACTACTGATGATCGGTGGTGGGGTTCCGAAGAACTTTGCTCAGGATGTTGTCGTAGCCGCTGAGATTTTGGGGCACGAGGTTCCCATGCACAAATATGCGGTCCAAGTGACTGTTGCCGATGTGCGAGACGGAGCCTTGTCGGGCTCGACTCTCAAAGAAGCCTGTAGCTGGGGGAAAGTCGATATTGCCTATGAGCAAATGGTGTTCAGCGAGGCGACGTTGGCGTTTCCGCTCATCGCTGGGTACGCATACCATCAAGGCAACTGGCGGAATCGGCCCGAACGGCGTTGGTCCGCCCTGCTCTCTCCTGCTGCGACCGGGACCAGCTGA
- a CDS encoding BMC domain-containing protein, which produces MNEAIGLIETKGLVAQIEALDAMLKSANVSLVKQVQIGGAFVTTIIKGDVGSVRAAVDAGATTASQSGELVSAHLIPRPEPSLLKTFL; this is translated from the coding sequence ATGAACGAAGCAATTGGGTTGATCGAAACCAAAGGGCTGGTTGCTCAAATCGAAGCATTGGATGCAATGCTGAAGTCCGCAAACGTCAGTCTCGTCAAGCAAGTGCAAATCGGTGGCGCATTTGTCACGACCATCATTAAGGGTGACGTCGGTAGCGTCCGTGCTGCAGTCGATGCCGGTGCAACGACTGCCTCACAGTCTGGTGAGCTTGTCAGTGCTCACTTGATCCCACGTCCAGAGCCATCCCTCCTCAAAACTTTTTTGTAG
- a CDS encoding TolC family protein — protein sequence MRTSKKYAIRQVNHESSVTEPEVVVPIDVPQRSMLTAEDVRCQAAIASAPVQLIEIERQFAFEKTSKSRCINEEVANQVQQLLMLRAAIRGNEASVAALKIYYQLAEGQSQLKFLQESLQAVEIMKSDARRILDRGFAVDIRLGDLERQQLEIRQQMSDIEGQLTQGWARLQTLLGEEPGSPMPNFGSLTVQATSPPGHENALQTAMHLRPELRLLRVLIHGMRSETLSAAIAALQQAEPSIGTASELDFLRQLSETVFIIKPFTKFCQTRNIEVRTTQLVVLLNNREQSVRGEVRAALAEWDAAYQRWNYTNKSVASWNQQIDELRRKREVDENITSFDIQQAELSRIEAESNLLSAIFACKQAEVSLLEAQGTAAIGCGLAGHEPFWCDSCKTTHGILHESPDSVQSHEQLVSPPSLAPAPAPEPSPYTEMPTTRTDRSIRSPRLIRRVSNASEKRKQTPEFQPTRSPLGRCHPISRGK from the coding sequence GTGAGAACATCCAAGAAGTACGCGATCAGACAAGTCAACCATGAATCCTCTGTCACCGAGCCAGAGGTTGTCGTCCCGATTGATGTCCCGCAGCGATCAATGCTCACGGCGGAAGACGTCCGTTGCCAGGCGGCAATCGCTTCAGCACCGGTTCAACTGATCGAAATCGAGCGTCAGTTCGCCTTTGAAAAAACTTCGAAGTCGCGTTGTATCAACGAAGAGGTGGCCAATCAGGTTCAACAATTGCTGATGCTCCGCGCAGCGATTCGTGGCAACGAAGCGTCGGTGGCGGCCCTGAAAATCTACTACCAGCTCGCCGAAGGGCAATCTCAATTAAAATTTCTGCAGGAGAGTTTGCAGGCCGTAGAGATCATGAAATCTGATGCCCGAAGAATTCTTGATCGTGGCTTCGCGGTTGACATCCGTCTTGGTGATCTGGAACGCCAGCAGCTAGAGATTCGCCAGCAGATGAGTGACATCGAAGGTCAGCTCACACAGGGATGGGCTCGGTTGCAGACGCTCCTCGGTGAAGAACCCGGCTCACCGATGCCAAACTTCGGTTCACTCACTGTACAGGCGACTTCGCCCCCCGGACATGAGAATGCACTCCAAACCGCGATGCACCTTCGACCAGAGCTACGTTTGCTGCGGGTGCTGATACACGGAATGCGGTCCGAAACCTTATCAGCGGCCATCGCCGCATTACAGCAGGCGGAACCAAGCATCGGGACTGCATCGGAACTCGACTTTCTGCGGCAACTCAGTGAGACAGTTTTCATCATCAAGCCGTTCACGAAGTTCTGCCAGACGCGGAACATCGAGGTCCGGACGACGCAACTGGTGGTCTTGCTAAACAATCGAGAGCAGTCGGTCCGTGGTGAAGTCCGAGCAGCGTTAGCTGAATGGGATGCGGCTTACCAGCGTTGGAACTACACCAACAAAAGCGTTGCGAGTTGGAACCAACAAATTGACGAGCTTCGTCGAAAACGAGAGGTTGACGAAAATATCACCAGCTTCGACATTCAGCAGGCGGAATTGAGCCGGATCGAAGCGGAGTCGAACCTTTTGTCCGCGATCTTCGCGTGCAAGCAGGCGGAAGTCTCACTTCTGGAAGCCCAAGGCACCGCTGCAATCGGCTGCGGGTTGGCAGGACATGAACCGTTTTGGTGCGATTCGTGCAAAACCACTCATGGCATACTGCACGAAAGCCCTGACTCGGTCCAATCCCACGAACAGCTTGTCTCTCCTCCAAGTCTTGCCCCCGCACCGGCTCCCGAACCATCACCATATACTGAGATGCCGACAACGCGTACCGACCGATCGATCCGCAGCCCGAGATTAATTCGCCGCGTGTCGAACGCCTCCGAGAAGCGTAAGCAAACGCCCGAATTTCAACCGACCCGGTCACCACTCGGACGTTGCCACCCCATCTCGCGAGGAAAGTGA
- the devC gene encoding ABC transporter permease DevC codes for MPVWLAFRNLVQSKVRTLVGIAGVSFAVVLLFFQIGMVLSASRTATLVYRALDFDLLIRSKAYVEFSDPRSFSVQRMRQADSISGTQSVVPVYLGTGEWKHPTDPRYRAIQILGFEIDDQVFNQPQILAKVDRLRLPKHVLIDELSHPGFGKFQEDSNSDTPRTTTWLNDQIVEVAGVFRLGAGFGADGTVLVSERGFERLYPGRSRNEISLGLVRLDPGVNETQVLESIREQLPTGDGGDVEVLTREQVLEYETALWLWHTPLGLIFIMGAGIACVVGIVIVYQVLASDVANRLPEYATLKAIGYRDRFLAAVVIFQAVLLAVMGFLLGWGGSVILYRITREMARIPVEMTVPLCMGVACAAVLICVGSGLAALSKLRAAAPADLF; via the coding sequence ATGCCAGTATGGTTAGCATTTCGAAACTTAGTTCAAAGCAAAGTCCGAACCTTAGTGGGTATCGCGGGGGTTTCGTTCGCAGTCGTTCTTCTTTTCTTTCAGATCGGTATGGTGCTGTCGGCTTCTCGAACGGCAACTCTGGTCTATCGGGCTCTCGATTTCGATTTGCTGATTCGATCGAAAGCGTATGTTGAATTCTCAGATCCTAGAAGTTTTTCGGTCCAACGGATGCGTCAAGCGGATTCCATTTCTGGGACGCAGTCGGTCGTGCCGGTCTATTTAGGGACTGGAGAGTGGAAACATCCGACCGATCCCCGCTATCGAGCAATTCAAATACTTGGTTTTGAGATCGATGACCAAGTCTTTAATCAACCTCAAATTTTGGCGAAGGTAGATCGTCTTCGGCTGCCAAAACATGTGCTGATTGATGAGCTTTCCCATCCAGGTTTTGGCAAATTCCAAGAGGATTCTAACTCCGACACTCCGCGAACGACAACGTGGTTGAATGATCAGATTGTTGAGGTTGCCGGCGTGTTCCGATTAGGCGCAGGGTTTGGTGCCGATGGTACGGTGTTGGTGAGCGAGCGTGGTTTTGAACGGCTCTACCCTGGTCGGAGTCGAAATGAAATCAGTTTAGGATTAGTCCGGCTCGATCCGGGAGTCAATGAAACTCAAGTTCTAGAGAGTATCCGAGAACAACTCCCGACTGGGGACGGTGGCGATGTCGAGGTGCTGACACGAGAGCAAGTGCTCGAATATGAAACTGCTCTTTGGTTGTGGCATACGCCGCTGGGTCTCATTTTTATTATGGGAGCTGGCATCGCATGTGTGGTGGGGATTGTCATAGTCTACCAAGTGCTGGCTAGCGATGTCGCGAACCGACTACCAGAGTACGCAACGTTGAAAGCGATTGGATATCGAGATCGTTTTTTAGCAGCTGTTGTGATCTTCCAGGCCGTGTTGCTTGCGGTGATGGGCTTTCTACTTGGATGGGGAGGCTCTGTGATTCTCTATCGCATTACTCGCGAGATGGCTCGCATTCCCGTGGAAATGACTGTCCCACTTTGCATGGGTGTCGCGTGTGCGGCAGTCCTCATTTGTGTGGGTTCTGGATTAGCCGCTCTGAGTAAACTTCGAGCGGCGGCTCCGGCAGATTTGTTCTAA
- the devC gene encoding ABC transporter permease DevC, with translation MFQRRVPLAWRNLVHNKRRLVLSVAGIAFAVVLMFTQQGFYYTLLDSTAELIHRMDADLVLINPRRRMLTTPQPFEERYLLQTLGHPSVADVEPVYLEFLQSKLRTGKQSPRLIRVIAFDLEQSAVRFPSLTSEMLAKLDDPGTAMIDRRSKSKYFPLPLDDVNALQQANVELNNRRLEIVGTFDLGTDFINTGNLLMSSQNLAEFFPGRLGRFGDPLETIDVGLVKLHADADPETVRDELAGIVRVDASLSRRENPVRKVEVLTKQQFLEREQEYWRKGTPIGFVFTLGQGLGFFVGIVICYQIIFSGLSDLQAEFATVKAIGYRNRFLVGQVFAQSIYLAIFGFIPGCLVSIGLFHVLSSETGLIMEMVASRAMYVFLATVVMCLVSGCLAVRKILRLDPAELF, from the coding sequence ATGTTCCAAAGACGTGTGCCATTGGCATGGCGAAATTTAGTGCATAACAAACGGCGGCTAGTGCTGTCGGTTGCTGGGATTGCGTTTGCTGTGGTTCTTATGTTCACACAACAAGGGTTCTACTACACGCTATTGGACAGCACCGCTGAGCTAATCCATCGTATGGACGCAGACTTGGTATTGATTAATCCGCGGCGACGGATGTTGACAACACCCCAACCCTTCGAGGAACGCTATTTGTTGCAGACATTGGGGCATCCAAGTGTTGCTGATGTTGAGCCTGTCTATTTGGAGTTCTTGCAGTCGAAGCTTCGGACGGGGAAACAGTCTCCAAGACTGATTCGAGTGATCGCGTTTGATCTTGAACAATCAGCGGTTCGTTTTCCATCGCTGACGAGTGAGATGCTCGCCAAGCTAGATGACCCGGGGACCGCGATGATTGATCGGCGGTCCAAGTCAAAGTATTTTCCCCTTCCTTTAGATGATGTGAACGCTCTTCAGCAAGCTAATGTCGAGTTGAACAACCGTCGGTTAGAGATTGTGGGGACGTTCGATCTCGGCACGGATTTTATTAACACCGGGAATCTCTTGATGAGTTCACAGAACCTTGCAGAATTCTTTCCGGGGCGGTTGGGGCGTTTTGGTGATCCGCTTGAGACGATCGATGTCGGACTGGTCAAACTTCATGCCGATGCAGATCCTGAAACGGTTCGAGATGAACTTGCGGGAATTGTGCGAGTCGATGCTAGTTTGTCTCGGCGTGAGAATCCCGTGCGAAAAGTGGAAGTTCTCACGAAACAACAGTTCCTAGAAAGGGAACAAGAATATTGGAGAAAAGGGACACCGATCGGTTTTGTGTTTACTCTTGGTCAAGGACTTGGTTTTTTTGTCGGGATTGTCATTTGCTATCAGATTATCTTCTCCGGGCTTTCTGATTTGCAGGCTGAATTTGCAACGGTGAAAGCCATCGGCTATCGAAATCGGTTCCTTGTCGGGCAAGTTTTTGCGCAATCAATCTATCTTGCGATTTTTGGTTTTATTCCCGGTTGCCTCGTGAGCATAGGATTGTTTCATGTGCTGTCGTCGGAGACAGGGCTAATCATGGAGATGGTTGCCAGTCGGGCCATGTATGTGTTCCTTGCAACTGTTGTGATGTGTCTTGTTTCCGGATGCTTGGCCGTTCGGAAGATTCTTCGTTTAGATCCCGCTGAGTTGTTCTAG
- the pduL gene encoding phosphate propanoyltransferase — protein sequence MSQIASPISRTDVERLVREVVSKRLQTTTPTGTRNPLVVNISARHCHLTHEHVRILFGKDDLTPSKDLYQDGYYAAEETVAVVGPRRRMIPNVRVLGPCRGDSQVELAFTDGISLGIDLPVRISGDVQGTPGCILVGPKGVVDLDQGVIRAMRHVHMGPNDLEYYNVKNGDELHLKIESPGCTTTLENLVVRAGENIKLEVHLDTDEGNAANLEHATNVELVKPATCGCQSH from the coding sequence ATGTCTCAAATAGCTTCTCCCATCTCACGGACGGATGTCGAACGTCTCGTGCGAGAAGTGGTCTCAAAACGACTTCAAACGACAACTCCGACCGGCACCCGCAACCCGCTCGTTGTCAATATTTCAGCGAGACATTGTCATTTGACCCACGAGCACGTGCGGATTCTGTTTGGCAAAGACGACCTGACACCGTCGAAAGACCTCTATCAAGATGGCTACTACGCCGCTGAGGAAACCGTCGCTGTCGTGGGTCCACGACGGCGAATGATTCCGAATGTCCGCGTGCTAGGCCCATGTCGTGGTGACTCCCAAGTCGAACTTGCCTTCACGGACGGCATCTCACTCGGTATCGACCTTCCGGTCCGCATTAGTGGAGATGTTCAAGGCACACCGGGATGCATACTCGTCGGTCCCAAGGGAGTCGTCGACCTAGATCAAGGTGTCATTCGAGCCATGCGGCACGTCCACATGGGGCCAAATGACCTGGAGTACTACAACGTTAAAAACGGCGACGAACTCCACCTAAAGATTGAGTCTCCTGGTTGTACCACAACGCTAGAAAATCTCGTGGTTCGTGCCGGAGAGAACATCAAACTTGAGGTCCACCTCGACACCGACGAAGGCAACGCGGCGAACCTTGAACACGCGACGAATGTGGAACTAGTCAAGCCAGCCACCTGTGGATGCCAGTCACACTAG
- a CDS encoding HlyD family secretion protein translates to MRYLLPFLIGLGLGAAGLALWNSSDATPANDAESAELPFSDGSGQSTLGRSVVAVGRLVPANGVISISGPPEGRIVEVLVEEGESLKKGSPLVKLDTELADLELDILRAEQQTAQNQAEAAVTAAKAQKEAAELQLQQAQLSNPQIDSQQQEISVLEANLDAAEKSLKKMQEIPDLVPSQKIEQQEQLIRSTRAQLKVAKNNIKQLEVGSQQKILLAQSELKLAEANLVKAENAYSKEAFEAQISKAQTLLDRMTIRSPIDGTVLQVALNEGDTIGPRPIMEVANLNPMYCVTEVYESDRRLIREGMSAKITSPAIGGSQDSSNSGLTGTVVRVGQMISRTTLDNLDPFKPQDKHVFVVEIKLDEDSQRVAREFINLQVEVEIETDETRSPTNSENTDLSLSAV, encoded by the coding sequence ATGCGTTATTTACTGCCATTCCTCATCGGTCTGGGGCTTGGGGCGGCCGGACTCGCCCTTTGGAATTCCAGCGACGCAACTCCCGCGAATGATGCGGAGTCGGCAGAACTTCCGTTTTCTGATGGATCAGGACAGAGCACGCTTGGTCGATCGGTGGTCGCTGTCGGACGCTTGGTTCCGGCTAACGGAGTCATCAGCATCTCCGGTCCACCGGAAGGTCGAATCGTTGAAGTCCTTGTGGAAGAAGGGGAGTCCCTGAAGAAAGGGAGTCCCTTGGTCAAACTCGACACCGAGTTAGCAGATTTGGAACTTGATATTTTACGCGCTGAACAACAGACCGCGCAAAATCAGGCGGAGGCTGCAGTCACAGCGGCTAAAGCACAGAAGGAAGCGGCGGAACTCCAATTACAACAAGCTCAGTTGAGCAATCCGCAGATTGATTCTCAGCAGCAAGAGATCTCAGTACTTGAGGCAAATCTTGACGCGGCCGAGAAATCGTTGAAGAAAATGCAGGAGATCCCCGATCTCGTTCCATCCCAAAAAATCGAACAGCAAGAACAACTCATCCGCTCAACGCGGGCTCAACTCAAAGTTGCCAAGAACAACATCAAGCAACTCGAAGTCGGGAGCCAGCAAAAAATTTTGCTGGCTCAATCCGAACTGAAATTAGCGGAAGCGAACTTGGTGAAGGCCGAGAACGCATACTCCAAGGAAGCATTTGAAGCACAGATCTCAAAAGCTCAAACGCTCCTTGATCGCATGACCATTCGTTCGCCAATCGATGGCACTGTCCTCCAGGTTGCACTGAATGAAGGTGATACCATTGGGCCGCGACCAATCATGGAAGTCGCGAATTTGAATCCAATGTACTGTGTTACCGAGGTCTATGAGTCGGACCGCAGACTGATTCGAGAAGGCATGTCGGCGAAGATCACCAGTCCAGCGATTGGCGGCAGCCAAGATTCGTCAAATTCAGGTTTGACTGGAACCGTTGTCCGCGTTGGTCAAATGATTTCGCGAACAACACTCGACAATCTGGACCCATTCAAGCCGCAAGATAAGCACGTTTTTGTTGTTGAAATCAAACTCGACGAAGACAGTCAACGGGTCGCAAGAGAATTTATCAACCTGCAAGTTGAAGTCGAAATCGAAACTGATGAAACACGATCGCCAACCAATTCCGAAAATACCGATCTCTCATTGAGTGCGGTTTAG
- a CDS encoding BMC domain-containing protein: MANRMEALGMIETKGFVCLVEAVDSMLKSANVQMMGWEKVGSGLVTAFVVGDVAAVKAAIDAGASAASKIGEVVSVQVIPRPHEELGGVLPGNNA; the protein is encoded by the coding sequence ATGGCGAATCGAATGGAAGCATTGGGAATGATCGAAACTAAAGGTTTTGTCTGCCTTGTCGAGGCGGTCGACTCCATGTTGAAATCAGCCAATGTCCAAATGATGGGCTGGGAAAAAGTTGGTAGTGGTCTCGTGACCGCCTTTGTCGTCGGCGATGTCGCTGCGGTCAAAGCTGCGATCGATGCCGGTGCTTCCGCCGCTAGCAAAATCGGCGAAGTCGTCAGCGTTCAAGTCATTCCACGTCCCCACGAAGAACTGGGCGGAGTACTGCCGGGGAACAACGCATAA
- a CDS encoding aromatic ring-hydroxylating oxygenase subunit alpha: MFVNQTHLQYLLSSDDYRSPTQHQAELEKLFLPSWQFVGTRSELANSGDYLTIDLFGHPVQVRNFDGTFHAFENVCAHRHCLLTHERRGNTPTMACQYHGWEYNQEGLTGRIPDARCFRPWDRENSRIKKYRLENCGDLLFLALTDDPPSLKEYLGPVFERNNRFFSTPAWRLLHVWEYECPCNWKVPAENTLESYHIPKLHPKSFGGIYPSEAASDHILEPNYTQLDYDSGEDPRVDRWQGRIVRWLGGEKTNLYIHQHIHPNLIFVTTDIFSYVLTYLPTSPTTCKINLRMYSFRGLKRGPLAKLLALASGRFAKNTMKQVQLEDWEVFADQQRGLEVSNHRGVIGTREERIYVFQKYILDQLGRELPTHPDERKSESLTASK, encoded by the coding sequence GTGTTTGTCAATCAAACGCATCTGCAATATCTACTAAGTTCCGACGACTATCGATCACCGACACAACACCAGGCGGAACTTGAAAAGCTGTTCTTGCCGAGTTGGCAATTCGTCGGCACACGGTCTGAACTGGCAAACTCGGGAGACTATCTCACGATTGACCTGTTCGGTCATCCGGTCCAAGTTCGAAACTTCGACGGTACATTTCACGCCTTCGAGAACGTGTGTGCTCATCGGCATTGCCTGTTGACTCATGAACGTCGTGGCAACACCCCGACGATGGCCTGCCAATATCACGGCTGGGAGTACAACCAAGAAGGTCTCACCGGTCGCATTCCCGATGCCCGCTGCTTCCGGCCTTGGGACCGCGAGAATTCCCGAATCAAGAAATATCGACTTGAGAATTGCGGGGATCTTCTGTTCCTCGCACTCACGGACGATCCGCCGTCCTTGAAAGAGTATCTCGGCCCAGTCTTCGAGCGGAACAATCGTTTCTTTTCGACTCCTGCTTGGCGACTTCTGCACGTCTGGGAATACGAATGCCCGTGCAATTGGAAGGTTCCTGCCGAGAATACGCTCGAGTCGTATCATATCCCGAAACTTCACCCCAAGTCTTTCGGGGGAATCTATCCGAGTGAAGCCGCGTCCGACCATATCCTGGAACCGAATTACACTCAACTCGACTATGACTCAGGTGAAGATCCCCGTGTCGACCGCTGGCAAGGTCGCATCGTTCGGTGGCTCGGTGGAGAGAAAACGAATCTCTATATTCACCAACACATTCACCCGAACCTGATCTTTGTGACAACAGACATCTTTTCCTATGTCCTCACGTATCTGCCAACGTCACCGACAACCTGCAAGATCAATCTTCGGATGTACTCGTTCCGCGGACTCAAGAGGGGACCGTTAGCGAAGCTGCTGGCATTGGCATCCGGCCGGTTCGCCAAGAACACGATGAAACAAGTGCAGCTCGAAGATTGGGAAGTCTTCGCCGACCAACAACGAGGACTCGAAGTCAGCAACCACCGGGGAGTGATTGGAACGCGAGAAGAACGGATATACGTATTCCAGAAGTATATACTTGACCAACTCGGCCGAGAACTACCGACACACCCGGATGAGAGAAAATCCGAGTCGCTCACCGCTAGCAAGTAA